The Verrucomicrobium spinosum DSM 4136 = JCM 18804 genome includes a region encoding these proteins:
- a CDS encoding MATE family efflux transporter, with amino-acid sequence MIVGQLGQMFLGISDTVMIGRLGVNELGAATLANTLVIVPFVLGIGLLSSISVRVSQAHGAKRPEEARRALRHGTWMALAFGVLSLLVSIAIVPLLGFLNQPEEVIQLTPSFLIIIAASLIPAFITMAWKNHADALNHPWPPFFIMMGGVFLNIWLNWLLIWGHWGMPAMGMEGAALATLISRILTTIGLFQWLRRSPKVNAWTPRHWWARCESSTFKNLLSIGFPASLQLLTEVGAFAACTLLIGTLGAVPLAAHQVAINCAGFAFMVPLGVAMAITVRVGEIVGARQQARLHRVLAGGWFFSTAFMTCSMLVFFTFGREIASFFGDNAGVQAIAARLLIVAGFFQLVDGIQVVSAFALRGVNDVRIPAWIAFAAYWMVAVPLGYFLGLRCGWGAEGMWTGLAAGLGVAAVVLACRSWQLLAPSRDASPPAVTSEAGDAPPEPA; translated from the coding sequence ATGATTGTCGGCCAGTTGGGCCAGATGTTCCTGGGCATCTCAGACACCGTCATGATTGGTCGGTTGGGGGTGAACGAACTGGGTGCCGCCACCTTGGCCAACACCCTCGTGATTGTGCCATTCGTGCTGGGCATCGGACTGCTCTCGTCCATCTCCGTCCGGGTCTCGCAGGCGCACGGGGCCAAACGTCCGGAGGAGGCCCGTCGCGCCCTTCGCCATGGCACCTGGATGGCACTCGCGTTTGGAGTTCTCTCCCTGCTGGTTTCCATCGCCATTGTCCCCTTGCTGGGCTTCCTCAACCAACCGGAGGAGGTCATCCAACTCACCCCCAGCTTCCTCATCATCATTGCCGCCTCCCTGATTCCGGCCTTCATCACCATGGCCTGGAAGAATCATGCGGATGCTCTGAACCATCCCTGGCCGCCATTCTTTATTATGATGGGCGGCGTATTTCTGAATATCTGGCTGAATTGGCTGCTGATCTGGGGTCACTGGGGAATGCCCGCCATGGGGATGGAGGGTGCCGCCCTCGCCACCCTGATCTCCCGCATCCTCACCACCATCGGACTCTTCCAGTGGCTCCGTCGTTCCCCCAAGGTCAATGCCTGGACGCCCCGGCACTGGTGGGCGAGGTGTGAATCCTCCACCTTTAAGAACCTGCTCTCCATCGGCTTCCCTGCCAGCCTTCAGCTCTTGACCGAAGTCGGCGCCTTTGCCGCGTGCACCCTCCTGATTGGCACTCTCGGTGCCGTACCCTTGGCCGCCCACCAGGTCGCCATCAACTGCGCCGGTTTTGCCTTCATGGTGCCTCTAGGCGTGGCGATGGCCATCACCGTGCGCGTGGGTGAGATCGTGGGTGCCCGGCAGCAGGCCCGCCTCCATCGGGTGCTGGCTGGCGGTTGGTTCTTCTCTACGGCGTTCATGACCTGCTCCATGCTCGTGTTCTTCACCTTTGGTCGGGAGATCGCCTCCTTCTTCGGGGACAATGCCGGGGTGCAGGCCATCGCCGCACGTCTGCTCATTGTGGCTGGCTTCTTCCAGCTCGTGGATGGCATCCAGGTCGTGTCCGCCTTCGCCCTGCGCGGGGTGAATGATGTCCGCATCCCCGCCTGGATCGCCTTTGCCGCCTACTGGATGGTGGCTGTTCCTCTGGGTTATTTCCTTGGCCTGCGCTGCGGCTGGGGTGCGGAGGGTATGTGGACAGGACTCGCGGCGGGTCTGGGAGTGGCCGCCGTCGTCCTGGCATGCCGGAGCTGGCAGTTGCTCGCCCCCTCTCGAGATGCTTCACCCCCTGCTGTCACCAGCGAGGCAGGCGATGCCCCTCCTGAACCCGCTTGA
- a CDS encoding SRPBCC family protein, whose amino-acid sequence MTDQIKKQIDIPAPRTRVWRALTDYREFGEWFRVKLEGPFAVGETARGHILYPGYEHLIMEVEVQQIEPEHLFSYTWHPYAVDPDVDYSDEVPTLVEFRLEETTTGTRLTVTESGFDKVPAHRRLEAFRMNEGGWEEQVQNILRHVSANP is encoded by the coding sequence ATGACTGACCAAATCAAAAAACAAATCGATATCCCCGCTCCCCGCACCCGAGTCTGGCGCGCGCTCACGGACTACCGTGAATTCGGTGAATGGTTCCGGGTAAAACTGGAAGGCCCGTTTGCAGTGGGGGAAACCGCACGTGGGCACATCCTGTATCCAGGCTACGAGCACCTCATCATGGAAGTCGAGGTGCAGCAGATAGAACCCGAGCACCTCTTCTCTTACACGTGGCATCCCTATGCCGTGGATCCAGACGTGGACTACTCCGACGAGGTCCCCACCCTCGTCGAGTTCCGGTTGGAGGAAACGACCACTGGCACCCGCCTGACCGTCACGGAATCCGGGTTCGACAAGGTGCCGGCCCACCGTCGCCTGGAGGCGTTCCGCATGAACGAAGGTGGCTGGGAAGAGCAGGTGCAGAACATCCTCCGCCATGTCTCCGCCAACCCCTGA
- a CDS encoding ArsR/SmtB family transcription factor: MSPPTPDAPLAADQLRASVFAALGDATRLSLVNRLADGQPRSIAQLSEGYPLSRQAITKHLGVLESAGILHRVRSGRESLFEFDAGPMRDLSSYLEAVSRQWDAALGRLKAFIAENP, from the coding sequence ATGTCTCCGCCAACCCCTGACGCTCCCCTCGCCGCGGATCAGCTCCGGGCCTCGGTGTTTGCCGCGCTGGGAGATGCCACCCGCCTCTCCCTCGTGAACCGGCTGGCCGATGGCCAGCCGCGTTCCATCGCCCAACTAAGCGAGGGGTATCCCCTCTCTCGGCAGGCGATCACCAAGCATCTCGGCGTGCTGGAAAGTGCCGGCATCCTTCACCGTGTGCGCTCCGGTCGCGAGAGTCTCTTCGAGTTCGACGCCGGCCCCATGCGCGACCTCAGCAGCTATCTGGAAGCCGTGTCCCGCCAATGGGACGCCGCTCTGGGCAGATTGAAGGCCTTCATCGCCGAGAATCCTTGA
- a CDS encoding sulfatase-like hydrolase/transferase, translated as MSKTAEPAALPSSRKEISRKTVFRFVVLTVLATLVGLYVNALLTFAGNTYSFNNRFTEVAMVDHWFYLLWSNVEVLKGYLLVALVYVLVIYPLVLVWQRFQTFGRWGVVWRSLLFSGVLYGFFIFRLMLNKPYFGDFSYFDQGYRKFGEWFGGAIQGGAQFFVLYIFPTVALAICVAFYALELRKAWKKNPRFFPWPVIGPIAILVAFVVSGHGFVRDAAPVEEVGPPKLKPKNILIIASDSLRADRLSCNGYFRPTSPSIDKLAKEGVNFSKCFTPIASTLESLTTMFSSQYPHTHGIQHMFPNKQQVDTANANVPALAATLKAQGYDTAVIGDWCACGFNELPMGFKDVIVSDFDNFKVYMSEVVYLHHQILPLFFDNRVGHWLFPKLKSFANFMTPDVVTNQVIERLQSREKDEKPFVIFAFYSCTHLPYRTPREYAELWTDPKYEGPHKHMLGLNVDEFIGDVDIGKKWEKLPKKEVDQINGIYDGCVRMFDDCVGNIVRALDATKLKDNTVVMITGDHGDDLFEPNVTFGHGLTFNGGDQSNNIPLVMRVPGLDPALTGRTVDKLVRTVDFAPTLLDLVGQPAEARFEGKSLVPYLHDPKADLSLAWYGETSYLFFRRKIPGEEPLYIPPMDETTMIDPDFDFHFVLKDKYQEDVLKTKERVLRTERFKLVMTPGQNGPIYRLFDLKSDKYCERDVKASFPDVFTTMKGALGRFTEEKAEMTIKDIFAGQDENAIQPTVRL; from the coding sequence ATGAGCAAGACTGCTGAGCCCGCCGCCCTCCCATCCTCCCGTAAGGAGATCAGCCGCAAGACGGTTTTTCGTTTCGTGGTCCTCACTGTGCTGGCCACGCTCGTGGGCCTGTATGTGAACGCCTTGCTGACTTTTGCTGGCAACACCTACTCGTTTAACAACCGATTCACTGAGGTGGCCATGGTGGACCACTGGTTTTACCTGCTCTGGAGCAACGTGGAGGTGCTCAAGGGCTACCTCCTGGTGGCGCTGGTGTACGTGCTGGTGATCTATCCTCTGGTGCTGGTCTGGCAACGTTTCCAGACCTTCGGCAGGTGGGGCGTGGTCTGGCGGTCGCTGCTGTTCTCGGGTGTCTTGTACGGGTTCTTCATCTTCCGGTTGATGCTCAACAAGCCGTACTTTGGGGACTTCAGCTACTTCGACCAGGGGTACCGAAAGTTTGGCGAGTGGTTTGGGGGTGCCATTCAGGGCGGTGCGCAGTTCTTTGTGCTCTATATCTTCCCTACGGTGGCTCTGGCCATCTGCGTGGCATTTTACGCTCTGGAGCTTCGCAAGGCCTGGAAGAAGAACCCTCGTTTTTTCCCTTGGCCAGTGATTGGTCCGATTGCGATTCTGGTGGCCTTTGTGGTCTCGGGTCACGGGTTTGTGCGTGACGCTGCCCCTGTGGAGGAGGTAGGGCCGCCCAAGCTGAAGCCCAAGAACATCCTTATCATCGCCTCGGACTCCTTGCGCGCAGACCGGTTGAGCTGCAATGGCTACTTCCGGCCCACCTCACCCAGCATCGACAAGCTGGCCAAGGAAGGGGTGAACTTTTCGAAGTGCTTCACGCCGATCGCCTCCACTCTGGAGAGTCTGACGACGATGTTCTCGTCCCAGTATCCCCACACACACGGCATTCAGCACATGTTCCCCAACAAGCAGCAGGTGGACACGGCCAATGCCAACGTGCCGGCGCTGGCGGCCACGCTGAAGGCCCAAGGCTACGATACGGCGGTGATTGGTGATTGGTGTGCCTGCGGCTTCAACGAACTGCCCATGGGGTTCAAGGACGTGATCGTCTCCGACTTTGACAACTTCAAAGTGTACATGAGCGAGGTGGTGTACCTGCACCACCAGATCTTGCCCTTGTTCTTCGACAATCGGGTGGGGCACTGGCTGTTCCCCAAGCTGAAGTCCTTCGCCAATTTCATGACGCCGGACGTGGTGACCAACCAGGTCATCGAGCGTCTCCAGAGTCGCGAGAAGGATGAGAAGCCGTTCGTCATCTTTGCTTTCTACTCCTGCACCCACCTGCCGTACCGGACTCCCCGTGAGTACGCGGAGCTTTGGACGGATCCCAAATATGAAGGCCCGCACAAGCACATGCTGGGGCTGAATGTGGACGAGTTCATTGGCGATGTGGACATCGGCAAGAAGTGGGAGAAGCTGCCGAAGAAGGAGGTCGATCAGATCAACGGCATCTACGACGGCTGTGTGCGCATGTTTGACGACTGCGTGGGCAACATCGTCCGGGCACTGGATGCCACGAAGCTGAAGGACAACACGGTGGTGATGATCACCGGTGACCATGGGGACGACCTTTTCGAGCCCAACGTGACGTTCGGCCATGGGCTCACCTTTAATGGCGGCGACCAAAGCAACAACATCCCCCTGGTGATGCGCGTGCCAGGGCTGGATCCCGCCCTGACAGGGCGCACGGTGGACAAGCTGGTGCGCACGGTGGACTTTGCCCCCACGCTGCTGGATCTGGTGGGCCAGCCTGCTGAAGCCCGGTTCGAAGGTAAAAGCCTGGTGCCGTATCTGCACGACCCCAAGGCGGACCTCTCTCTGGCCTGGTATGGAGAGACCAGCTACCTGTTCTTCCGCAGGAAGATCCCGGGTGAGGAGCCTCTTTACATCCCTCCGATGGACGAGACGACCATGATCGATCCAGATTTCGACTTCCACTTTGTGCTCAAGGACAAGTACCAGGAAGATGTGCTGAAGACCAAGGAGCGGGTGTTGCGTACGGAGCGGTTCAAGCTGGTGATGACCCCCGGCCAGAACGGTCCGATCTACCGGTTGTTTGACCTGAAGTCAGACAAGTACTGTGAGCGGGATGTGAAGGCCAGCTTCCCGGATGTGTTCACGACGATGAAGGGGGCCTTGGGGCGTTTCACCGAGGAGAAGGCGGAGATGACGATCAAGGACATCTTTGCCGGGCAGGATGAGAATGCCATCCAGCCCACCGTGAGGTTGTGA
- a CDS encoding N,N-dimethylformamidase beta subunit family domain-containing protein, which produces MAPQRRDFLRTTATAAGGMATALVSSTGGGSVAAASEGAKSDAQLNPVQVENAREGARDWQLTRVRLDSTKGFRSPMIEGYCSRQSVKAGETLDIMVSTRPACPFKVEIFRTGYYGGRGARLMATYGPIAGEVQTDPGVGPRRLRECRWEPSLSLTIPEDWLSGVYLGRLTTLPGGKDQPWWQSYVIFIVKDDRKADLLFQCSDNTWQAYNRWPDNYSLYTDPRAAHAFDVAVSFDRPYGKYAQIFDAPQSVGSGEFLLWEFPAAYWLEQRGYDVTYGSNVDTLLPSHVSRCRAFLSVGHDEYWDVRQYDAVAKAIAGGTSALWLCGNSVFAVSPFEPSTKGAAGRIISRAGLFGGLTDAEIEAERKVFPKELIRLGPDESLIIGARSIVPFNGGGDWTCTKPEHWVFAGTGMKSGDSIPGLVGWEHHGAPAGLPGLEVVAEGTSWRGGDSPAHWTATVFPGPAGNIVFNAATIYWPQALSSPPGHILPWSHWSRPHGVDERVQHITENVLARALGVVRTCRPAQLPRDTGATFR; this is translated from the coding sequence ATGGCTCCACAACGACGTGATTTCCTCCGTACCACGGCCACTGCGGCAGGCGGTATGGCAACGGCACTGGTGTCCTCAACAGGGGGCGGGAGTGTCGCTGCTGCCTCAGAGGGGGCGAAGTCTGACGCTCAACTGAATCCCGTGCAGGTGGAGAATGCCCGGGAGGGGGCGAGAGACTGGCAGCTCACCCGGGTGCGGCTGGACAGCACCAAAGGCTTCCGCTCCCCCATGATCGAAGGGTATTGCTCCCGTCAGTCGGTGAAGGCGGGCGAGACGCTGGACATCATGGTGAGCACCAGGCCCGCGTGTCCGTTTAAAGTCGAAATCTTCCGCACGGGATACTATGGGGGGCGTGGAGCCCGGTTGATGGCGACCTATGGCCCGATCGCAGGCGAGGTGCAGACGGATCCGGGGGTGGGGCCGCGGCGGCTTCGCGAATGCCGATGGGAGCCCTCCCTCTCTTTGACCATTCCTGAGGACTGGCTGAGCGGGGTGTATCTGGGGCGATTGACCACATTGCCTGGCGGGAAGGACCAGCCGTGGTGGCAGAGCTACGTCATCTTCATCGTGAAGGATGATCGCAAGGCGGACCTGCTCTTTCAGTGCAGTGACAACACGTGGCAGGCTTACAATCGCTGGCCAGACAACTACTCGTTGTACACTGATCCCCGGGCGGCGCATGCGTTTGATGTGGCGGTGAGCTTTGACCGTCCCTACGGCAAGTACGCGCAGATTTTTGATGCTCCGCAGTCGGTGGGGTCTGGTGAGTTTCTTCTGTGGGAGTTTCCTGCGGCCTACTGGCTGGAGCAGCGAGGGTACGATGTGACGTATGGCTCCAACGTGGACACTCTGCTGCCCAGTCATGTTTCCCGTTGCCGGGCCTTTTTGAGCGTGGGCCACGATGAATACTGGGATGTGCGGCAATATGACGCGGTGGCAAAGGCCATCGCCGGTGGCACCAGTGCCCTCTGGCTCTGCGGAAACTCCGTGTTTGCGGTCAGCCCATTCGAGCCTTCGACGAAGGGAGCGGCAGGGCGAATCATCAGCCGGGCCGGGTTGTTTGGGGGGCTGACCGATGCGGAGATTGAGGCTGAGCGAAAAGTGTTTCCCAAGGAACTGATACGGCTGGGGCCCGACGAGAGCCTGATAATCGGCGCGCGGTCCATCGTCCCCTTCAATGGCGGGGGAGACTGGACATGCACGAAGCCGGAGCATTGGGTTTTTGCCGGAACGGGGATGAAGTCTGGAGACTCGATTCCGGGGCTGGTGGGCTGGGAGCACCATGGGGCTCCGGCCGGGCTGCCGGGGCTGGAGGTGGTGGCTGAGGGAACCTCCTGGCGTGGTGGCGACTCTCCCGCCCACTGGACGGCAACGGTGTTTCCGGGGCCAGCGGGGAACATTGTCTTCAATGCCGCGACGATCTATTGGCCGCAGGCCTTGAGCAGCCCGCCGGGGCACATTCTGCCATGGTCGCACTGGAGCCGACCCCATGGGGTGGATGAGCGGGTGCAGCATATCACGGAGAATGTGCTGGCCCGCGCGTTGGGTGTAGTCCGGACGTGCCGTCCGGCTCAGTTGCCGCGGGACACTGGTGCAACTTTCCGCTGA
- a CDS encoding ABC transporter substrate-binding protein translates to MNAPLTLSTGFVPSLEAIPLLAATRSVGAPWRMHPCPSYGRIIRHLLTGELAAGLIPWELGVTELVTKPGQKGQWSVPLVVHACPMELVLTPKAMKTVYPPRNRKASSESKRLVFGIEARCSLTRYQILTWQLQVAGKLLDPPAFKVLPMELLRKGLEAGTIDGMVAPTPWGMQAAAEGSGKIDPGFEPGKYAQEVVLFCQRDLAETFAAPLAAMPELLQAQHERLAEESEFMKEAVAMGELGTPRCDPAQLRQSARLHLYRVPQRDFQPDQAWIERELKLLTERVPLGEGLFDLDEMTEQLAPPCGVAR, encoded by the coding sequence ATGAACGCCCCTCTCACACTTTCCACTGGCTTTGTTCCCTCCCTGGAGGCCATCCCCCTCCTGGCAGCCACCCGATCCGTTGGCGCCCCCTGGCGCATGCACCCCTGCCCAAGCTATGGCCGGATCATTCGCCACCTCCTCACGGGCGAACTCGCCGCCGGGCTCATCCCTTGGGAACTTGGCGTCACCGAACTCGTCACCAAACCAGGGCAGAAAGGCCAGTGGAGCGTGCCACTCGTCGTGCATGCCTGTCCCATGGAACTGGTGCTCACGCCCAAGGCCATGAAGACGGTGTATCCCCCGCGGAATCGCAAAGCATCATCAGAATCCAAGCGGCTGGTCTTCGGCATTGAGGCCCGTTGCTCGCTCACCCGCTATCAGATCCTGACCTGGCAGCTCCAAGTCGCCGGCAAACTCCTCGATCCTCCCGCATTCAAGGTTCTGCCCATGGAGCTCCTCCGCAAGGGGTTGGAAGCAGGCACCATCGACGGCATGGTGGCCCCCACCCCTTGGGGCATGCAGGCCGCAGCAGAAGGCAGTGGCAAGATCGACCCAGGATTCGAGCCCGGAAAATATGCCCAGGAGGTCGTCCTCTTTTGCCAGCGGGATCTGGCAGAGACATTTGCCGCCCCTTTGGCCGCCATGCCTGAGCTCCTCCAGGCACAACATGAGCGACTGGCCGAGGAATCTGAGTTCATGAAAGAAGCCGTCGCCATGGGCGAACTCGGTACCCCGCGTTGCGATCCCGCCCAGCTCCGCCAGTCCGCGCGCCTTCACCTCTATAGGGTCCCCCAGCGAGACTTCCAGCCCGATCAAGCCTGGATTGAAAGGGAGCTCAAGCTCCTCACCGAACGCGTCCCTCTCGGTGAAGGTCTCTTTGATCTCGATGAAATGACAGAACAGCTCGCGCCACCTTGTGGCGTGGCGAGGTAG
- a CDS encoding LysR family transcriptional regulator yields MSVLPPPTSSPVESGAIDSRRLQVFLAAAQTSSFVAAADRLNLTPSAVSHAIKTLEEEFDCNLFKRHGPRVTLTRAGMRLTPLAEEVLNRMASLRKEVAIVQGNPRKLRVLMPETFSVTMLPRVLPDFMECFPMAIFEPVLGDSEDDRALHQLMSGELDLLLTWQARSSPDVVRRDLVQDTLGLYVAGFHALARRPQVDATVFEQQPMLASCATSVRCFLERKLTPGQRQSARVWHLPGIEAVRELARVGQGIALLSERAASKLVAAGQLVHLEMSGPRAQMTCAAHWSGQTELSWAAEVFLSLVEMVAQE; encoded by the coding sequence ATGAGCGTCCTTCCACCCCCCACCTCCAGCCCGGTCGAGTCTGGTGCCATTGATTCCCGGAGGCTCCAGGTCTTTCTGGCTGCGGCCCAGACGTCGAGTTTTGTCGCGGCGGCTGACCGCCTGAATCTCACGCCCTCAGCTGTGAGCCATGCCATCAAGACGCTGGAGGAGGAGTTTGACTGCAATCTCTTCAAACGTCACGGGCCAAGAGTGACCCTGACCCGGGCGGGCATGCGCCTGACGCCCCTGGCGGAGGAGGTGCTCAACCGGATGGCCAGCCTCCGCAAAGAGGTGGCGATCGTGCAGGGGAATCCGCGCAAGCTGCGGGTGCTCATGCCCGAGACTTTCAGCGTCACGATGCTGCCCCGTGTGCTGCCGGACTTTATGGAGTGTTTCCCCATGGCCATCTTCGAGCCGGTGCTTGGGGACAGTGAAGATGATCGCGCCCTGCACCAGCTCATGTCTGGGGAGCTCGATCTCCTGCTCACCTGGCAGGCTCGCAGTTCACCGGATGTGGTGCGGCGTGATCTGGTGCAGGATACCCTGGGTCTGTATGTGGCGGGATTTCACGCCCTGGCAAGGAGGCCGCAGGTGGATGCGACGGTGTTTGAGCAGCAGCCCATGCTGGCCAGTTGCGCCACGAGCGTGAGGTGCTTTCTGGAACGCAAGCTGACGCCGGGGCAGCGACAGTCGGCCAGAGTCTGGCATTTGCCCGGGATTGAAGCCGTGCGGGAGTTGGCGCGCGTAGGGCAGGGGATCGCGCTGCTGTCAGAGCGTGCCGCATCAAAATTGGTCGCGGCGGGCCAGCTGGTTCATCTGGAGATGTCTGGTCCACGGGCGCAGATGACGTGTGCGGCCCATTGGTCCGGCCAGACGGAGCTGAGCTGGGCTGCGGAGGTGTTTTTGAGTCTGGTGGAGATGGTGGCGCAGGAATAG
- the urtA gene encoding urea ABC transporter substrate-binding protein, translating to MKQRTPSLHRRLLPVVGLLALSAITASAKPPTSEVNTTGLAVTDDTVTVGQLHSATGTMAISETGSIQAEQLAIDQINAMGGVLGRQIKVIKEDGASDWPTFAEKAKKLLVSDKVGTVFGCWTSASRKAVLPVFEKENGMLYYPTFYEGLEQSKNVIYTGQEATQQIIAGLDWIVKEKKAKTFYLIGSDYIWPRTSAKIARKHIENVIKGTVVGEEYYALGHTQFGSLINKIKLKKPDVIYAIVVGGSNVSFYKQLKAAGITSAKQTLLTISVTEDEVLGIGGENLVGFYSAMKYFQSLDNDNNKAFVKAFKDKYGANSVIGDVTQAGYLGPWLWKAAVEKANSFDIDKIAAASPGLELTTAPEGYVKVHPNHHLWSKLRIGQWGSDGQAKVLYESELIEPDPFPKGYQ from the coding sequence ATGAAACAGCGAACTCCAAGTCTTCATCGCAGGTTGCTCCCGGTCGTCGGGCTCCTTGCGTTGTCTGCCATCACAGCCTCCGCCAAGCCGCCCACATCCGAAGTGAACACCACCGGTCTCGCCGTCACTGATGACACCGTGACCGTAGGTCAGCTTCACTCCGCCACGGGCACAATGGCCATCAGTGAAACCGGCTCCATCCAGGCCGAACAGCTTGCCATTGACCAAATCAACGCCATGGGCGGCGTGCTGGGCCGGCAGATCAAGGTCATCAAAGAGGACGGCGCCAGTGACTGGCCCACCTTCGCTGAAAAGGCCAAGAAACTCCTGGTGAGCGACAAGGTCGGCACGGTGTTCGGATGCTGGACCTCCGCCTCGCGCAAGGCAGTGCTGCCAGTCTTTGAAAAGGAGAACGGCATGCTCTACTACCCTACCTTCTATGAAGGTCTGGAGCAGTCCAAAAATGTGATCTACACCGGCCAGGAGGCCACGCAGCAGATCATCGCCGGCCTGGACTGGATCGTGAAGGAGAAGAAGGCCAAGACCTTCTACCTCATCGGTTCTGACTACATCTGGCCCCGCACCTCCGCCAAGATCGCCCGCAAGCACATCGAGAATGTGATCAAAGGCACCGTGGTGGGTGAGGAGTACTACGCGCTGGGTCACACCCAGTTCGGGTCGCTGATCAACAAGATCAAGCTCAAGAAGCCGGACGTGATCTACGCCATCGTTGTGGGCGGTTCCAATGTGTCCTTCTACAAGCAGCTCAAAGCAGCGGGCATCACCAGCGCCAAGCAAACACTCCTCACCATCTCCGTCACGGAAGATGAGGTACTCGGCATCGGCGGTGAAAACCTCGTGGGCTTCTACTCTGCAATGAAGTACTTCCAGAGCCTCGACAACGACAATAACAAAGCCTTCGTAAAAGCCTTCAAGGACAAGTACGGCGCCAACAGCGTGATTGGTGACGTGACCCAGGCGGGCTATCTCGGCCCGTGGTTGTGGAAAGCTGCGGTGGAGAAAGCCAACAGCTTCGACATCGACAAGATCGCGGCGGCCTCGCCCGGACTTGAGCTGACCACCGCCCCTGAGGGTTATGTGAAAGTACACCCCAACCACCACCTGTGGAGCAAGCTCCGCATCGGTCAGTGGGGCTCAGACGGTCAGGCCAAGGTGCTCTATGAGTCCGAGCTGATCGAGCCCGATCCGTTCCCCAAAGGCTATCAATAA
- the urtB gene encoding urea ABC transporter permease subunit UrtB, whose protein sequence is MESYSWEDLQNIFLMQGFAGISLFSVLLLMGLGLAVIFGQMGVINMAHGEFMALGAYTVYLCSTLTAEYAPSFGPYYFVVAIFIAFVVCALVGAAVEWLMIRRLYHRPLDTLLATWGLSLIMQQTFRSTFGAREVTPTLPEWLMGSYSPKEGLDIPINGMFVLGLAIAVSLALLLFMYKSSFGLRLRATVQNRKMSGAVGINTNSVDRLAFALGCGIAGIAGAAFTTIGSTGPDSGSRYIVDAFLVVVFGGAASLMGSLASAFGIAQAQSILEFFLEGTKGKVATLLVIVIALMIRPQGLFPSKVRAH, encoded by the coding sequence ATGGAATCCTACAGTTGGGAAGACCTCCAGAACATTTTCCTCATGCAGGGCTTCGCGGGCATCAGCCTCTTCAGCGTGCTGCTGCTGATGGGCCTCGGACTCGCGGTCATCTTCGGCCAGATGGGCGTGATCAACATGGCCCACGGTGAATTCATGGCTCTAGGAGCCTACACCGTCTATCTCTGCTCCACCCTCACAGCGGAGTATGCCCCCTCCTTCGGCCCCTACTACTTCGTAGTGGCCATCTTCATTGCCTTTGTCGTCTGCGCCCTCGTCGGGGCGGCGGTGGAGTGGCTCATGATCCGGCGCCTCTATCACCGGCCACTGGACACGCTCCTGGCCACCTGGGGACTCAGCCTCATCATGCAACAAACCTTCCGCTCCACCTTCGGAGCTCGTGAAGTCACCCCCACACTGCCCGAGTGGCTCATGGGATCTTACTCCCCGAAAGAGGGCCTCGACATCCCCATCAATGGCATGTTCGTCCTCGGGCTCGCCATCGCAGTCTCCCTCGCGCTGCTCCTTTTCATGTACAAGTCCTCATTCGGTCTGCGTCTGCGCGCCACCGTGCAAAACCGCAAGATGAGCGGTGCGGTGGGCATCAATACCAACTCCGTGGACCGCCTCGCCTTTGCCCTCGGCTGCGGCATCGCGGGCATCGCCGGAGCTGCCTTCACCACCATCGGCTCCACCGGACCGGACAGCGGCAGCCGCTACATCGTGGATGCGTTCCTCGTCGTGGTCTTCGGTGGTGCAGCCAGTCTCATGGGCTCCCTCGCCTCCGCCTTCGGCATCGCCCAGGCCCAATCCATCCTCGAGTTCTTCCTAGAAGGCACCAAGGGCAAGGTCGCCACCCTCCTGGTCATTGTGATCGCCCTCATGATCCGGCCCCAGGGCCTCTTCCCCAGCAAGGTTCGCGCCCATTAA